In the genome of Clostridia bacterium, the window GGCCCATGCCGTAAACCCCTAGGGAATGAGTGAACCGGCTGTGTTCGGCAGCAGGATATACCATCCACCCTATCCCTAACTGCCTAATCCTTCTCAACCTTTGGAAGGCGTAAGTGTCAATAAGCCTTAAGGCGGTATCGTCTATTTTGATAATACTGTGGATCGGGTCTCTGATAATCTTCCCCATCCCGCTCCCCCTTTATTGGAAAGCTCCTTCCACAAATAGAAAATTATATAAATGCTTCCATTTCCCTTCCGTTTATGCCCTGTTCTTTCGTCTTTTGTGTCGTTCTTAATTTCGCTCAGCAAACAAAATGCCCATAAAAAATCAATGGACAGGAATTCCTCCTGTCCATATAATTCCATTTTATTGCAACATATACAAGATGCCGACGGTACCCGGCCCGCAGTGACTGGAGATCACGCTGCCGGCTTCCGTCACAAATACCCGGGCGCCGGGGAATTCTTGCTGCACCCGCTGTACGATGGCCTCCACCATCTCCGGGCACGCCGCCCCCGTCACCGCGATGAACTGCCGGTCCACCTTATCCTTGTCGGTCACGATGCATTCCACCAACCGGTCCACGATCTTTTTCCCGCCGCCCCGGATCTTTTCCTTCACCACAATCTTGCCCTCAGACATGGTGAGCATGGGATGAATCTTGAGCACCCCTGCCATCAGGCTCTGCAGCCCGGAGCAACGGCCTCCCTTATACAGGTATTCCATGGTGTCTACCACGAACTGGGTGCTCAATTTGGGCACCCGCGCCTTCACCAGGGGGACAATCTCTGACAGGGGCAACCCCTGCTGGGCCAGCTCCGCGGCATAAATGGCCAGCATGCCGGTGGCGGAAGAAAGGTTCAACCCGTCGATAACCTCCACCCTGCCGGGCGGCAGTTCACCGGCGGCAATCATAGCCGACTGGACCGTGGCTGACAGGTGGCTGGACAGACAGATGCAGATGACATCGCTGCCCGCCTCAATGATTTCTTTAAAAACCGAGAGAAAATCTTCCGGCGTCGGAGCCGCCGTTTGGGGCATGATGCCTGTTTGGGCTACCTTTTGGAACAGCTGCCGGTTGTTGATTTCGACGCCGTCTGCATAGACTTCTTC includes:
- a CDS encoding DegV family protein is translated as MIVLQRVKVVTDSTSDLTQELLAQYDIRMVPLYVRFGEEVYADGVEINNRQLFQKVAQTGIMPQTAAPTPEDFLSVFKEIIEAGSDVICICLSSHLSATVQSAMIAAGELPPGRVEVIDGLNLSSATGMLAIYAAELAQQGLPLSEIVPLVKARVPKLSTQFVVDTMEYLYKGGRCSGLQSLMAGVLKIHPMLTMSEGKIVVKEKIRGGGKKIVDRLVECIVTDKDKVDRQFIAVTGAACPEMVEAIVQRVQQEFPGARVFVTEAGSVISSHCGPGTVGILYMLQ